AGCCGCCGTCCAGGAGGCCGCGAAGCAGTTGGAGGCGCAGGAGAAGGCCGCGCGAGAGGCTCAGAATCAGCCGCTCCAGCCGGAAGAAATCCCCATCCAGAACGGCATCACCGAGGAGAATCCGGTGGAGCTGGAGTCCGTGGCAGGCGCCCCGCCCGTGGTGGAGCAGGGCCTTCCGCCCGGGGAGCTGGGACTGGAGCAGACCGAGCCACCGGTGGAGGAAGCAGCCCCCTCCAGCCCGGCGGACGCGCAGGAAGTGCCCGCGGAGTAAGCGTCAGCGGGACTGGGCCCGCCACACCTCGTCATACGGGCACGAGCAGTCGGTCTCCTCTGGCTCGGGATACGCGTAGCGCTCGCCCTTGTAGTTGCGGAAGACCGTCTCGCGCTCGCCGCGCTCCACCACGTAATCGGGCTGGAGCGTGACCTTCCCTCCCCCACCGGGCAGGTCCACGGCCAGGTGCGGCACGGCCAGGCCGGTCGTGTGACCCCGCATCTGCTGGATGATCTCCAGGCCCTTGGCGATGGGCGTGCGCAGGTGCTCGCACCCCTGCGCGACATCCATCTGGTGGAGGTAATAGGGCCGCACGCGGATGCGCAGCAGCCGGTGGGACAGCTCCTGGATGATGCGCGCCTCCGAGTTGAGCCGGCGCATGAGCACGGCCTGATTCTCGACGGGCACCCCATGGTCCACGAGGCGCTGGCAGGCCTCGCTGGCCTCGGGGGTGATTTCCTTCGGGTGATTGAAGTGCGTCACCACGTACACGGGGGCGTAGCGCCGCAGCGTCCGGGCCAGCGCATCCGTGACGCGCATGGGCAGACACACGGGCACGCGCGTCCCGATGCGGATCATCTCCACATGGGGAATGTCATGGAGCGCCGAGAGCAGCTCCTCCAGGCGCCCATCGCTGAGAATGAACGGGTCCCCTCCGGAGATGAGCACATCGCGCACCTCGGGGTGCTGGCGGATGTACTCGATGCCGCGGCGCATCTGGTCCTTGCTGAGCTCCGCCTCGCCGCCCTTGGTGATGCGGCGGCGGGTGCAGTGGCGGCAATACACGGAGCAGGTATCCAGGGCGAGGAAGAGCACCCGGTCCGGATACTTGTGGACGATGGCCTCCTCGGGGCGCGTCTTGTCCTCGCCCAGGGGGTCCGCCAGCTCGCCGGGGCGGATGCGCGCCTCCTCCTGCACCGGAATGGACTGCATCCGCACGGGACAGAACGGGTGCTCAGGATCGATGAGGGACAGGTAGTACGGGCTGATGCCGATGCGGAACAGGGCCGCAGTCTCCAGGACCCCGGCCCGCTCCTGCGGTGTCAACGGCACGTAGCGCTCGAGCTGCGCGAGGCTGCGGACGGCATGGCGCTGCTGCCAGCGCCAGTCAGTCCATTCGGCGTCCGTGGCGTCTGGAAAGAGACGCCGCCGTCCGGCCGCGCTGGCCGGAGGGCGCTCGGCCCGGGATGTCGAGGCCCCCACGGCCGGAGCCTCCCGGGGCGGGAGGAAGGAATCCATCACGCGGCCTTGGGCTGGTCGCGCCACCACGCCTGGCCCGCCTCGGGCAGGGTGTCGATGGGATCGTAGTACTCGTACTTGCGGGTGAGCGCCTCGGCATCATTCGCTTCGATGCCGGTGCGGTAGTTCTTGGTCCAGTACGAGATGCCGCGCTCGCGATCGTACTCGGCGACCTGGTGGACCCAGCGCTTGCCCACGAAGGGCACGTCACAGACGATGCGGGGCGTGGCGAAGCCCGGCATGTAGCCCATGATGTCGTGCTGGAGCGTCTGGGCTTGCGCGACGGACAGCCGCCAGTGCTCCGAGTTGGGGATCATGTCGCACATGTAGAAGTAGTACGGCAGGATCTTCGCGTGGTCGAGCAGCGTGAAGCACAGGTCCAGCAGCGCCGGGGCGCTGTCGTTCACGCCGCGCAGCAGCACACCCTGGTTGCGGACATCGCGGAAGCCCATGTCGAGCAGCTTGCGCACGGCCTTGCCCACGAGTGGCGTGAGTTGCCGGGCGTGGTTGACGTGGGTGTGGAGGGCCAGGTCGACCCCACGCTCGACGGCCTTCTTGGCGAGCCGGTCCAGCCCCTGGAGGACGCTGTCCTGGAGGAAGTGCTGGGGGATGCCCATGAGGCCCTTGCTGGCCAGACGGATGTCCCGGATGTTGGGGATGTCCATGAGCGAGCTGACGAACGGCTCGAGTTGCTGGATGGGCAGGTTGGCGATGTCGCCGCCGGAGACGACCACGTCGCGCACGGAGGGCGTGCGGCGCAGGTACTCCAGCATCTTCTCGTAGCGCTCCTTGGGACCGATGGAGAAGCGGTGCTTCTCCACCTGGGGCACGTCATTGCCGACCAGGTCCATGCGGGTGCAGTGGCCGCAGTACTGGGGGCACGTGGGCAACATCTCCGCGAGCACCTTGGT
This genomic interval from Stigmatella aurantiaca contains the following:
- a CDS encoding KamA family radical SAM protein; its protein translation is MQTTPVRAPNEAGPAQQPISYPTRREFLEPDWRRIPAYKDVTSEEWESALWQRKHTIKNLRELKAALGPLLPEDLAASIERDQQERATMSVLLPPQMLNTMNLEDLWGDPVRRYMLPAFADRRTDWPNHPRASRDSLHEAEMWAVEGLTHRYPTKVLAEMLPTCPQYCGHCTRMDLVGNDVPQVEKHRFSIGPKERYEKMLEYLRRTPSVRDVVVSGGDIANLPIQQLEPFVSSLMDIPNIRDIRLASKGLMGIPQHFLQDSVLQGLDRLAKKAVERGVDLALHTHVNHARQLTPLVGKAVRKLLDMGFRDVRNQGVLLRGVNDSAPALLDLCFTLLDHAKILPYYFYMCDMIPNSEHWRLSVAQAQTLQHDIMGYMPGFATPRIVCDVPFVGKRWVHQVAEYDRERGISYWTKNYRTGIEANDAEALTRKYEYYDPIDTLPEAGQAWWRDQPKAA
- a CDS encoding KamA family radical SAM protein, producing the protein MDSFLPPREAPAVGASTSRAERPPASAAGRRRLFPDATDAEWTDWRWQQRHAVRSLAQLERYVPLTPQERAGVLETAALFRIGISPYYLSLIDPEHPFCPVRMQSIPVQEEARIRPGELADPLGEDKTRPEEAIVHKYPDRVLFLALDTCSVYCRHCTRRRITKGGEAELSKDQMRRGIEYIRQHPEVRDVLISGGDPFILSDGRLEELLSALHDIPHVEMIRIGTRVPVCLPMRVTDALARTLRRYAPVYVVTHFNHPKEITPEASEACQRLVDHGVPVENQAVLMRRLNSEARIIQELSHRLLRIRVRPYYLHQMDVAQGCEHLRTPIAKGLEIIQQMRGHTTGLAVPHLAVDLPGGGGKVTLQPDYVVERGERETVFRNYKGERYAYPEPEETDCSCPYDEVWRAQSR